A genome region from Baekduia alba includes the following:
- a CDS encoding response regulator, with amino-acid sequence MSIEDPVRVVLADDHALTRRGLRRLLDGDDRIAVVAEANDLAAVARDVEDLAPRVLVIDLGMSNGTSIEAIRRLRRRVPGTEIVVLTMEDSTAFAQATLASGARGFVVKHDADGELTPAVLSAARGEEYVSVRVADRLAALRRTPAA; translated from the coding sequence GTGTCCATCGAAGACCCGGTCCGGGTCGTCCTCGCCGACGACCACGCGCTGACGCGACGGGGCCTGCGGCGCCTGCTCGACGGCGACGACCGCATCGCCGTCGTGGCCGAGGCCAACGACCTCGCGGCGGTCGCGCGCGACGTCGAGGACCTCGCGCCGCGGGTGCTGGTGATCGACCTGGGGATGTCGAACGGCACGAGCATCGAGGCGATCCGCCGCCTGCGCCGGCGGGTGCCGGGCACCGAGATCGTGGTGCTCACGATGGAGGACAGCACGGCCTTCGCCCAGGCGACGCTCGCCTCCGGCGCGCGCGGCTTCGTCGTCAAGCACGACGCCGACGGCGAGCTGACGCCCGCCGTGCTCAGCGCCGCGCGCGGCGAGGAGTACGTCAGCGTGCGCGTCGCCGACCGCCTCGCGGCGCTGCGGCGCACGCCGGCGGCCTAG
- a CDS encoding response regulator — MDAPDTPAIGIVLADDHPVVRRGLRLLLDEEQDFEVLAEAGDVEEARRYVLGHHPRVLVLDLNMPGQASRDAIPGLRVDFPETYIVVLTMQQDPAYARDALAAGATGYVLKQAADSELVEAVRRAAAGERYLNPRLGARIAAESPRGHPGNLSDREIDVLRLIALGHTTAEIAQQLFISGRTVESHRASIHQKLMVTSRADLVRYALDHHLVDR; from the coding sequence ATGGACGCACCCGACACGCCCGCGATCGGCATCGTCCTCGCCGACGACCATCCGGTCGTGCGTCGCGGGCTGCGCCTGCTGCTCGACGAGGAGCAGGACTTCGAGGTGCTCGCCGAGGCGGGCGACGTCGAGGAGGCGCGCCGGTACGTGCTCGGCCATCATCCGCGGGTCCTCGTGCTCGACCTCAACATGCCGGGCCAGGCCAGCCGCGACGCGATCCCGGGCCTGCGCGTCGACTTCCCCGAGACCTACATCGTGGTGTTGACCATGCAGCAGGATCCGGCCTACGCGCGCGACGCGCTGGCGGCGGGCGCGACGGGCTACGTCCTCAAGCAGGCTGCCGACAGCGAGCTGGTCGAGGCCGTGCGTCGTGCCGCCGCCGGTGAGCGCTACCTCAACCCGCGCCTGGGGGCCAGGATCGCGGCCGAGTCGCCGCGCGGGCACCCCGGCAACCTGTCGGACCGCGAGATCGACGTGCTGCGGTTGATCGCGCTCGGGCACACGACGGCGGAGATCGCCCAGCAGCTGTTCATCTCCGGCCGCACGGTGGAGTCCCATCGCGCGAGCATCCATCAGAAGTTGATGGTCACGTCCCGCGCCGACCTGGTGCGCTACGCGCTGGACCACCACCTCGTCGACCGCTGA
- a CDS encoding S8 family peptidase encodes MRRVHVAGLLAFLMASPTAARADDLVGFRHAAGPAAGRELAAAAGARLVHRIAPLRAARLHVPHDRRDAALARLRADPNVAFATVDARIRTDPWPRLGPPIAGIARTPDDKGFTYQHGLRQDHDHDIDATNAWGRHTRCAKVAVIDSGVDTNHPDLKSNLWRNPGEVPDNGLDDDHNGYVDDVVGVDLVRGHGSGVDHTGHGSHVAGIIGARGDNERGVSGVCWQADIVSIRFLDANGQGSSATSSEGIVYAVNAGAKIINASYGTDQPSDIERRAVAYARDHGVLIVAAAGNGGRDTDVKASYPADYPDDNIISVAATDEHDHLAGFSNHGKTSVDLAAPGTDIASTWMDHDYREASGTSMAAPFVTAAAAMLREVDHPSLAALRDALLRSVDRTSSLTGKTDSGGRLNLDRALRDATG; translated from the coding sequence ATGCGCCGGGTGCATGTGGCGGGGCTGCTCGCTTTCCTGATGGCCTCGCCGACGGCAGCACGGGCGGATGACCTCGTCGGCTTCCGGCACGCGGCCGGCCCGGCGGCCGGGCGCGAGCTCGCGGCAGCGGCGGGTGCGCGGCTGGTGCATCGCATCGCCCCGCTGCGCGCCGCCCGGCTGCACGTGCCGCACGACCGGCGCGACGCGGCGCTCGCGCGCCTGCGCGCCGACCCGAATGTCGCGTTCGCGACCGTCGACGCCCGGATCCGCACCGACCCGTGGCCGCGGCTCGGGCCGCCGATCGCGGGCATCGCCCGGACCCCGGACGACAAGGGCTTCACCTACCAGCACGGCCTGCGCCAGGACCACGACCACGACATCGACGCGACCAACGCCTGGGGCCGTCACACGCGTTGCGCGAAGGTCGCCGTGATCGACAGCGGCGTCGACACCAACCACCCCGACCTGAAGTCCAACCTGTGGCGCAACCCCGGCGAGGTGCCGGACAACGGGCTCGACGACGACCACAACGGCTACGTCGACGACGTCGTCGGCGTCGACCTCGTCCGCGGGCACGGGTCCGGCGTCGACCACACCGGGCACGGCAGCCACGTCGCCGGGATCATCGGCGCGCGCGGCGACAACGAGCGCGGCGTGTCCGGCGTCTGCTGGCAGGCCGACATCGTCTCGATCCGGTTCCTGGACGCCAACGGCCAGGGCAGCTCGGCGACCAGCTCGGAGGGCATCGTCTACGCCGTCAACGCCGGCGCCAAGATCATCAACGCCAGCTACGGCACCGACCAGCCGAGCGACATCGAGCGCCGCGCCGTCGCCTACGCGCGCGACCACGGCGTGCTGATCGTCGCCGCTGCCGGCAACGGCGGCCGCGACACCGACGTCAAGGCCAGCTACCCGGCCGACTACCCCGACGACAACATCATCTCGGTCGCCGCCACCGACGAGCACGACCACCTCGCCGGCTTCTCCAACCACGGCAAGACCAGCGTCGACCTCGCCGCGCCGGGCACCGACATCGCCTCGACCTGGATGGACCACGACTACCGCGAGGCCTCGGGCACCTCGATGGCCGCGCCGTTCGTCACCGCCGCGGCCGCGATGCTGCGCGAGGTCGATCACCCCTCCCTCGCCGCGCTGCGCGACGCGCTGCTGCGCTCGGTCGACCGCACGAGCAGCCTCACCGGCAAGACCGATAGCGGCGGCCGCCTCAACCTCGACCGCGCGCTGCGCGACGCCACGGGCTGA
- a CDS encoding ABC transporter ATP-binding protein, whose translation MTAVLELDAVTKVYGEPRVGGVGVLALRGVSFAVQRGELVAIVGPSGSGKSTLLHVMGTLERPTGGVVRIDGIDAAQLDDGAVSRLRARQIGFVFQQFFLAEHATVRENVADGLLYAGGAGGSSSERYRRADEALERVGLAHRATFKPTKLSGGERQRVAIARALVGRPAIVLADEPTGNLDSATGASIMALIRELNAAGATIVMITHDGGLADQLPRQIRMLDGQVVADVGGAA comes from the coding sequence GTGACCGCCGTTCTGGAGCTCGACGCGGTGACCAAGGTCTACGGCGAGCCGCGGGTGGGTGGGGTTGGCGTCCTCGCGCTGCGCGGAGTGTCCTTCGCCGTGCAGCGTGGCGAGCTGGTGGCGATCGTCGGGCCCTCCGGGTCGGGCAAGTCCACGCTGCTGCACGTCATGGGGACGCTGGAACGGCCCACCGGTGGCGTGGTCCGCATCGACGGGATCGACGCGGCGCAGCTGGACGACGGCGCGGTGTCGCGGCTGCGGGCCCGGCAGATCGGGTTCGTCTTCCAGCAGTTCTTCCTCGCCGAGCATGCCACGGTGCGCGAGAACGTCGCCGACGGGCTGCTCTACGCCGGCGGGGCGGGTGGGTCGTCTTCCGAGCGCTACCGGCGCGCCGACGAGGCGCTCGAACGGGTCGGCCTCGCCCACCGCGCGACGTTCAAGCCCACCAAGCTCTCCGGCGGGGAGCGGCAGCGCGTGGCGATCGCCCGGGCCCTCGTCGGACGTCCCGCGATCGTGCTCGCCGACGAGCCGACCGGGAACCTCGACAGCGCCACCGGCGCGTCGATCATGGCGCTCATCCGCGAGCTCAACGCGGCCGGCGCCACCATCGTGATGATCACCCACGACGGCGGCCTCGCCGATCAGCTCCCGCGCCAGATCCGGATGCTGGACGGCCAAGTGGTCGCCGACGTCGGAGGCGCGGCATGA
- a CDS encoding ABC transporter permease has protein sequence MSATAGRLSPRDGLRVASVGLRARPLRAALSALGIAIGTAAIVAILGLSASSQAGLLAEIDRLGTNLLTVEAGQSVTGQDAPLPVQAPGRITLLDDVQALAHTGLMKHEKAYRSSLIPVGNTGGLQVRATSLNLLPVLNTGVARGRWLNAGTVRQPVVVLGAVAAARLGIDRVHADQRIWLGGQWFTVAGILEPSPLATDIDTSALVGYPAAQKYLGYVSIARGEQQAGPPSTIYVRAATGHEAATQALLAPTANPEAPNEVNVSQPSDVLTARAAAAGAFDSLFLGLGVVALIVGAVGVANIMIISVLERRSEIGLRRALGATKRQIRTQFLAESILLAVLGGIVGVLAGIVATAIYASTRHWTVVIPVEAWSGGIASAILIGAFAGLMPAVRASRLPPTVALRTV, from the coding sequence ATGAGCGCGACGGCCGGGCGGCTGTCGCCGCGGGACGGCCTGCGGGTGGCGAGCGTCGGGCTGCGCGCGCGGCCGCTGCGCGCCGCGCTGTCCGCGCTGGGGATCGCGATCGGCACGGCGGCGATCGTGGCGATCCTCGGGCTGTCCGCCTCGTCGCAGGCCGGGCTGCTCGCGGAGATCGACCGGCTCGGCACGAACCTGCTCACCGTCGAGGCCGGGCAGAGCGTCACCGGGCAGGACGCCCCGCTTCCGGTCCAGGCGCCTGGGCGGATCACGCTTCTGGACGACGTCCAGGCGCTGGCGCACACCGGCCTGATGAAGCACGAGAAGGCCTACCGCAGCTCGCTGATCCCGGTGGGCAACACCGGTGGCCTGCAGGTGCGGGCCACCAGCCTGAACCTGCTGCCGGTGCTCAACACCGGCGTCGCCCGCGGCCGTTGGCTCAACGCGGGCACCGTCCGCCAGCCGGTCGTAGTGCTCGGGGCGGTCGCCGCCGCGCGCCTGGGCATCGACCGCGTCCACGCCGATCAGCGGATCTGGCTGGGCGGCCAGTGGTTCACCGTCGCGGGCATCCTGGAGCCCTCACCGCTGGCCACCGACATCGACACCAGCGCCCTCGTCGGCTACCCCGCCGCCCAGAAGTACCTCGGCTACGTGAGCATCGCCCGCGGCGAGCAGCAGGCGGGCCCACCGAGCACGATCTACGTGCGCGCCGCCACCGGCCACGAGGCCGCGACGCAGGCCCTGCTCGCGCCCACCGCCAACCCCGAGGCACCCAACGAGGTCAACGTCAGCCAGCCCTCCGACGTGCTCACCGCACGCGCCGCGGCGGCCGGAGCCTTCGACAGCCTGTTCCTCGGGCTCGGGGTCGTGGCGCTGATCGTGGGTGCCGTAGGGGTCGCCAACATCATGATCATCTCGGTGCTGGAACGTCGCTCCGAGATCGGCCTCCGTCGCGCCCTCGGCGCGACGAAGCGCCAGATCCGGACGCAGTTCCTCGCCGAGTCGATCCTGCTCGCCGTCCTCGGCGGCATCGTCGGCGTGCTCGCCGGGATCGTCGCCACGGCCATCTACGCCAGCACGAGGCACTGGACCGTGGTCATCCCCGTCGAAGCCTGGTCGGGCGGCATCGCCTCGGCCATCCTGATCGGCGCGTTCGCCGGGCTGATGCCGGCCGTCCGAGCGTCGCGGCTGCCGCCGACCGTGGCCTTGCGAACGGTGTGA
- a CDS encoding GAF domain-containing sensor histidine kinase → MDTASDPLRMGRLLDAGRALVGELDPQAVLERILAAAREVTGARYAALAVLDEHNEVDHLITIGIDEATRAAIGDLPRGRGVLGLFWEQSRPLRLADVGDHPRSAGVPPGHPPMRSFLGVPIRHHDAPWGGLYLTEKLGGPFTEADEEAAVILADWAATAIEEARRTRRSEGRRVADAPVVPSGDSGLERVLELIVQRGRALIDTSGRGPADALTKDDEQRLRDFAASAATAVALAQSVESDRLRSLMAAADAERSRWARELHDETLQGLGALHLLLAAARRRGDARQTELAVDEAIAHIQQEIENLHAIITDLRPAALDQLGLRPALEALVESRGAHGPPTIAAALTLPGPADGDERLAPEVESTIYRLVQEALTNVIKHADARHAQVTIVAADGVVRIEVRDDGVGFATDTPATGGYGLTNMRERVTLAGGTLTIASDAGGTVVRADVPARARG, encoded by the coding sequence ATGGACACCGCCTCGGACCCGCTCCGCATGGGTCGCCTGCTCGATGCGGGCCGGGCGCTCGTCGGCGAGCTGGATCCCCAGGCGGTCCTCGAGCGGATCCTCGCCGCCGCGCGCGAAGTCACCGGCGCGCGCTACGCGGCGCTCGCCGTGCTCGACGAGCACAACGAGGTGGACCACCTCATCACCATCGGCATCGACGAGGCGACGCGCGCCGCCATCGGCGACCTGCCGCGCGGCCGCGGTGTCCTCGGTCTCTTCTGGGAGCAGTCACGCCCGTTGCGGCTGGCCGACGTCGGCGACCATCCGCGCAGCGCCGGAGTCCCGCCCGGCCACCCTCCGATGCGCAGCTTCCTCGGCGTGCCTATCCGCCACCACGACGCGCCCTGGGGCGGCCTGTACCTGACCGAGAAGCTCGGCGGCCCGTTCACCGAGGCCGACGAGGAAGCCGCCGTCATCCTCGCCGACTGGGCCGCGACGGCCATCGAGGAAGCGCGCCGGACCCGGCGCAGCGAAGGTCGCCGGGTCGCCGACGCGCCGGTGGTCCCGAGCGGCGACAGCGGGCTGGAGCGCGTGCTCGAGCTGATCGTCCAGCGGGGTCGCGCGCTGATCGACACCAGCGGTCGTGGACCGGCGGACGCCCTGACCAAGGACGACGAGCAGCGGTTGCGCGACTTCGCCGCGAGTGCCGCGACCGCGGTCGCGCTGGCCCAGAGCGTCGAGTCCGATCGGTTGCGCAGCCTGATGGCCGCCGCCGACGCCGAGCGCAGCCGCTGGGCGCGCGAGCTGCACGACGAGACGCTCCAGGGCCTCGGCGCGCTCCACCTCCTGCTCGCCGCGGCGCGCCGGCGCGGCGACGCCCGGCAGACCGAGCTGGCCGTCGACGAGGCCATCGCGCACATCCAGCAGGAGATCGAGAACCTCCACGCAATCATCACCGACCTGCGCCCGGCGGCGCTCGACCAGCTCGGACTGCGCCCCGCGCTCGAGGCGCTCGTCGAGAGCCGCGGCGCCCACGGCCCGCCGACGATCGCCGCCGCGCTCACCCTTCCCGGCCCGGCCGACGGCGACGAGCGGCTCGCGCCCGAGGTCGAGTCCACCATCTACCGCCTCGTCCAGGAGGCGCTCACCAACGTGATCAAGCACGCCGACGCTCGCCATGCGCAGGTGACGATCGTCGCGGCCGACGGCGTGGTGAGGATCGAGGTCCGCGACGACGGCGTCGGGTTCGCCACCGACACGCCCGCGACAGGGGGCTACGGCCTGACCAACATGCGCGAGCGGGTCACGCTGGCCGGCGGGACGCTGACGATCGCGTCCGACGCGGGCGGGACCGTCGTGCGCGCCGACGTGCCGGCACGCGCGCGCGGCTAG
- a CDS encoding potassium channel family protein, with product MGDGDLASELVEQLRRRGAPCLRLRRPTDRELARTLRDVPRFVAIISHDDIYALRLALVAEHAQPGVPLLVTIFDATVAAQVVRTVPNCHVVSLADAAAPVLTADCTASLPTTRAHQRLWSVATSQLRPYDASSRLLVYGVAGLAAILGAETFTNALAFGHPLTASFYDAAKATATVGPDTIADEGPAGYATAIGALMLISTALTAAATAGLINRLTTRRLVALVGRRTLPRRDHVIVVGLGQVGLRLCLMLRQRGVRVIAIERDAAMANVHLAKRLGIPVMIGDGSERGLLTRLRAQRALALASVTSDDHVNIAVSVAALATRPDLRVVLRAGDDDAVTETRALFPIGVVRDVNRLAAARFAEIALGPTPC from the coding sequence GTGGGCGACGGCGACCTCGCCAGCGAGCTCGTCGAGCAGTTGCGCCGGCGTGGCGCGCCCTGCCTGCGGCTGCGCCGGCCGACCGATCGCGAGCTCGCGCGGACGCTGCGCGACGTGCCGCGGTTCGTGGCGATCATCAGCCACGACGACATCTACGCGCTGCGGCTCGCGCTCGTCGCCGAGCACGCGCAGCCCGGCGTGCCGCTGCTCGTGACGATCTTCGATGCCACCGTCGCCGCGCAGGTCGTCCGGACCGTCCCCAACTGCCACGTCGTCTCGCTCGCCGACGCGGCCGCCCCGGTCCTCACCGCCGACTGCACCGCGTCGTTGCCGACCACGCGCGCCCACCAGCGACTGTGGTCCGTCGCGACGTCGCAGCTGCGCCCCTACGACGCGTCGTCGCGCCTGCTGGTCTACGGCGTCGCCGGCCTCGCCGCGATCCTCGGCGCCGAGACGTTCACCAACGCCCTCGCCTTCGGCCATCCGCTCACCGCGTCCTTCTACGACGCGGCCAAGGCCACCGCGACCGTCGGGCCGGACACGATCGCCGACGAGGGCCCGGCCGGCTACGCCACCGCGATCGGCGCGCTGATGCTCATCAGCACCGCGCTGACCGCCGCGGCCACCGCCGGCCTCATCAACCGCCTGACCACGCGCCGGCTCGTCGCGCTCGTCGGGCGCCGGACGCTGCCGCGCCGCGACCATGTCATCGTCGTCGGCCTCGGCCAGGTCGGCCTGCGCCTCTGCCTCATGCTGCGCCAGCGCGGCGTGCGCGTCATCGCCATCGAGCGCGACGCCGCCATGGCCAACGTCCACCTCGCCAAACGCCTGGGCATCCCGGTGATGATCGGGGACGGCAGCGAGCGCGGGCTGCTGACGCGGCTGCGCGCGCAGCGGGCGCTCGCGCTGGCCTCCGTCACCTCCGACGACCACGTCAACATCGCCGTGAGCGTCGCGGCGCTCGCGACGCGGCCCGACCTGCGCGTCGTCCTCCGCGCCGGCGACGACGACGCGGTCACCGAGACTCGCGCGCTCTTCCCGATCGGCGTCGTCCGCGACGTCAACCGGCTGGCGGCGGCGCGCTTCGCGGAGATCGCGCTGGGTCCGACGCCGTGCTGA
- a CDS encoding FAD-dependent oxidoreductase, with the protein MHVSSRPPHVVIAGGGVAAVECALALRDLAGDRVRLTIVAPDPDFELRPMRTAEPFARSHVRRHALKDLAAHVGAELIADTIVRVDADRHTLLRAGDRTVAYDALVLAVGAQRRTAFERALTFTGDRSTLPFNGLLADVDEGYAHTITFVVPPGTTWPLPLYELALMTAQEAWSMGADDIKLQLVTPEESPLALFGPLGSAAVAKLLEQAKIAFHGSCYARAGDDGRLELLPDGTPLDSQRVVALPTIEGPAIAGVPADDHGFVPVDEHGRVTGLTDVYAAGDGTTFPVKQGGLACQQADAVAEILAAAAGVDLQPTPFHPVLRGRLMTGRGAAYLEHALHGGAGDTPPREMRLWSVAHKIDGKYLSPWLAALEPGAAAAPAEDHAGDVEIEVELHPSPEAAAT; encoded by the coding sequence ATGCACGTCTCCTCCCGTCCGCCCCACGTCGTCATCGCCGGCGGCGGCGTCGCCGCCGTCGAGTGCGCGCTCGCCCTGCGCGACCTGGCGGGCGACCGCGTGCGCCTCACGATCGTCGCGCCCGACCCCGACTTCGAGCTGCGCCCGATGCGCACCGCCGAGCCGTTCGCGCGCAGCCACGTCCGACGCCACGCCCTGAAGGACCTCGCCGCGCACGTCGGCGCCGAGCTCATCGCCGACACCATCGTCCGGGTCGACGCCGACCGCCACACGCTGCTGCGCGCCGGCGACCGGACGGTGGCCTACGACGCGCTCGTCCTGGCCGTCGGCGCCCAGCGCCGCACGGCGTTCGAGCGCGCGCTGACGTTCACCGGCGACCGCTCGACGCTGCCCTTCAACGGCCTGCTCGCCGACGTCGACGAGGGCTACGCCCACACCATCACCTTCGTCGTGCCGCCCGGCACGACCTGGCCGCTGCCGCTCTACGAGCTCGCGCTCATGACCGCCCAGGAGGCCTGGTCGATGGGGGCCGACGACATCAAGCTGCAGCTCGTCACGCCGGAGGAGTCCCCGCTCGCGCTCTTCGGGCCGCTGGGCAGCGCGGCCGTCGCCAAGCTCCTCGAGCAGGCGAAGATCGCCTTCCACGGCAGCTGCTACGCCCGCGCGGGCGACGACGGCCGCCTCGAGCTGCTGCCCGACGGCACGCCGCTGGACAGCCAGCGGGTCGTCGCGCTGCCGACCATCGAAGGCCCCGCGATCGCCGGCGTGCCGGCCGACGACCACGGATTCGTCCCGGTCGACGAGCACGGCCGCGTCACCGGGCTCACCGACGTCTACGCCGCCGGCGACGGGACCACGTTCCCGGTCAAGCAGGGCGGCCTCGCCTGCCAGCAGGCCGACGCGGTCGCCGAGATCCTGGCCGCCGCCGCGGGCGTCGACCTCCAGCCGACCCCGTTCCACCCCGTCCTGCGCGGCCGGCTGATGACCGGCCGCGGCGCCGCCTACCTCGAGCACGCCCTGCACGGCGGCGCCGGCGACACGCCGCCGCGCGAGATGCGCCTGTGGTCGGTCGCCCACAAGATCGACGGCAAGTACCTCTCACCCTGGCTCGCGGCGCTGGAGCCCGGCGCCGCGGCCGCGCCGGCCGAGGACCACGCCGGCGACGTCGAGATCGAGGTCGAGCTCCACCCCTCCCCGGAGGCCGCCGCGACCTGA
- a CDS encoding flavodoxin domain-containing protein translates to MTARVLVLYASTHGHTEKIAQRIGAVLRESDVSTTVCEVGTSGASLDPADFDGAIVGASIHRGRHQPAILDWIAERRMTLNGVPSAFFSVSLTAADDTDEARASTGQLIDQVVEETGWTPTTTAAFAGAFQFVEYNLPTRVLMHLIAMRHEDHVDVHEDIDYTDWAAVERFATGFAAVILRDVRRSGAGLSR, encoded by the coding sequence ATGACCGCGCGCGTGCTCGTGCTCTACGCCAGCACCCACGGGCACACGGAGAAGATCGCGCAGCGCATCGGCGCGGTGCTGCGCGAGAGCGACGTGAGCACCACGGTGTGCGAGGTCGGGACGTCCGGCGCGTCGCTCGATCCCGCGGACTTCGACGGCGCGATCGTCGGGGCGTCGATCCACAGGGGACGCCATCAACCGGCGATCCTCGACTGGATCGCGGAGCGGCGCATGACGCTCAACGGGGTCCCGTCGGCGTTCTTCTCGGTCTCGCTCACCGCGGCCGACGACACCGACGAGGCCCGCGCGTCCACCGGCCAGCTCATCGATCAGGTGGTCGAGGAGACCGGCTGGACACCGACCACCACCGCGGCGTTCGCCGGCGCCTTCCAGTTCGTGGAGTACAACCTGCCAACGCGCGTGTTGATGCACTTGATCGCCATGCGCCACGAGGACCACGTCGACGTGCACGAGGACATCGACTACACCGATTGGGCGGCCGTGGAGCGGTTCGCCACCGGCTTCGCGGCGGTCATTCTGCGGGATGTCCGCAGAAGCGGTGCGGGGCTCTCCCGATGA
- a CDS encoding STAS domain-containing protein, translating into MDAVGNFTMLVADDEPSHPRLHVAGELDLANLSRFRRLLGALLARRPATIALDLSRVELVETITAAALLRAQRDAGAQGTEVRIEGASTSVAAILELAAARLAERPGA; encoded by the coding sequence GTGGACGCCGTCGGCAACTTCACGATGCTCGTCGCCGACGACGAGCCGTCGCACCCGCGGCTGCACGTCGCCGGCGAGCTGGACCTCGCCAACCTCTCGCGGTTCCGGCGGTTGCTGGGCGCGCTGCTGGCGCGGCGGCCCGCGACGATCGCGCTCGACCTCTCGCGGGTCGAGCTCGTCGAGACGATCACGGCGGCCGCGCTCCTGCGGGCGCAGCGCGACGCCGGCGCCCAGGGGACCGAGGTGCGGATCGAAGGCGCGTCGACCTCGGTCGCGGCGATCCTCGAGCTGGCGGCCGCGCGGCTGGCGGAGCGGCCGGGCGCCTAG
- a CDS encoding HoxN/HupN/NixA family nickel/cobalt transporter: MSSASVPPSGTSRLHRIASALTPAEWRRAAALAAAIVGLHVVGFGLLFACVVPHHFDLGSGTGVFGIGVGITAYTLGLRHAFDADHIGAIDNTTRKLMAEGQRPLSVGFFFSLGHSTIVFALAALFAVGVRGLSGDVSNDGSTLHEATGLIGPTVSGSFLFIVGLINLAVLYSIVRVFERMRHGDYDEQQLEHQLNSRGFMNRFLGRATRAVKRPWQMYPVGVLFGLGFDTATEIALLATAGAAATGGLPFYAILCLPILFAAGMSLLDTIDGAFMNFAYGWAFARPVRKVYYNITITGLSVMVALLIGTIELIQVLSDKLSLTGPFFDSINGLDFNLIGYVIVALFVVTWAVALAVWRFGRIEERWSAHLTDTEVA; the protein is encoded by the coding sequence ATGAGCTCTGCCAGCGTCCCGCCGTCGGGAACCTCGCGCCTGCACCGGATCGCCAGCGCCTTGACGCCCGCGGAATGGCGCCGCGCCGCCGCCCTGGCCGCTGCCATCGTCGGCCTGCACGTCGTCGGCTTCGGCCTGCTGTTCGCCTGCGTCGTCCCCCACCACTTCGACCTCGGCTCCGGCACCGGCGTGTTCGGCATCGGCGTCGGGATCACCGCCTACACCTTGGGGCTGCGCCACGCCTTCGACGCCGACCACATCGGCGCGATCGACAACACCACGCGCAAGCTGATGGCCGAGGGCCAGCGGCCGCTGAGCGTCGGGTTCTTCTTCTCGCTCGGGCACTCGACGATCGTCTTCGCGCTGGCGGCGCTCTTCGCCGTCGGCGTGCGCGGCCTGAGCGGTGACGTCTCCAACGACGGCTCGACGCTGCACGAGGCCACCGGGTTGATCGGCCCGACGGTCTCGGGGTCGTTCCTGTTCATCGTCGGCCTGATCAACCTCGCCGTGCTCTACAGCATCGTCCGCGTGTTTGAGCGCATGCGCCACGGCGACTACGACGAGCAGCAGCTCGAGCACCAGCTCAACTCGCGCGGGTTCATGAACCGCTTCCTGGGCCGCGCGACCCGGGCGGTCAAGCGGCCCTGGCAGATGTACCCGGTCGGCGTCCTGTTCGGCCTGGGCTTCGACACCGCCACCGAGATCGCGCTGCTCGCGACCGCGGGCGCGGCGGCGACCGGCGGGTTGCCGTTCTACGCGATCCTCTGCCTGCCGATCCTCTTCGCCGCGGGCATGTCGCTGCTGGACACGATCGACGGCGCGTTCATGAACTTCGCCTACGGCTGGGCGTTCGCCCGGCCCGTGCGCAAGGTGTACTACAACATCACCATCACCGGGTTGTCGGTGATGGTGGCCCTGCTCATCGGCACGATCGAGCTGATCCAGGTGCTCTCCGACAAGCTCAGCCTCACCGGGCCGTTCTTCGACTCGATCAACGGCCTCGACTTCAACCTGATCGGCTACGTCATCGTCGCGCTGTTCGTCGTCACCTGGGCGGTCGCGCTCGCCGTCTGGCGCTTCGGCCGCATCGAGGAGCGCTGGTCGGCGCACCTGACCGACACCGAGGTCGCGTGA
- a CDS encoding Fur family transcriptional regulator, with product MPDAPRSPRLPFDDIEEIVAATRRQGGRITAARRQLLEVLFAAEGPMSAESIARALAHRGTEIELSSIYRSLEALEQLGAVRHVHIGHGPGLYALTGRSEREYLTCERCGRVTTLDAAELDPVRTLIRDLTGYEARFTHFPIIGLCDSCAARNTPG from the coding sequence ATGCCCGACGCCCCGCGCAGCCCGCGCCTGCCCTTCGACGACATCGAGGAGATCGTCGCCGCCACCCGCCGCCAGGGCGGCCGCATCACCGCCGCCCGCAGGCAGCTGCTGGAGGTCCTGTTCGCCGCCGAGGGCCCGATGTCGGCCGAGAGCATCGCGCGCGCCCTGGCCCATCGCGGCACCGAGATCGAGCTGTCCTCCATCTACCGATCGCTCGAAGCCCTCGAGCAGCTCGGCGCCGTCCGCCACGTCCACATCGGCCACGGCCCCGGCCTCTATGCGCTCACCGGCCGCAGCGAGCGCGAGTACCTCACCTGCGAGCGCTGCGGACGCGTGACCACGCTCGACGCCGCGGAGCTCGATCCCGTCCGCACGCTGATCCGCGACCTGACCGGCTACGAGGCCCGCTTCACGCACTTCCCGATCATCGGGCTGTGCGACAGCTGCGCGGCGCGGAACACCCCAGGTTGA